The DNA window TATAGATTAGAAAGTAGTATGTAATCCCCGCTATGTGCAGGCTCTAAACTGATTACATGTTTAAATGCTTCTTCTCCTATTTCAATGTGCTTATGAACTTTACACGATGAAAGCAAAGTTCTCCAAACCAAAGCATTGGGTTTAATGTGCATGTTCTTTATGAAGTCATATGCATCCTCAATCAGCCCGGCTCGGCTCAGAATATCAACTAAGCAACCATAATGCTCGATTCTTGGTTTAATGCTGAAATTTCTACTCATGCTGACAAAGTAATCCCAACCCTCGTCGACCAAGCCTGCGTGACTACAAGCACAAAGAACAGCAACGAAAGTTACTTCATCTGGTTTGACCTTTTCTTGAAGCATCAAATGGTAAAACTCGAGAGCTGTGTTGCCTCGTCCTGAGTTAGCAAGACCTTGAATTAGTGCTGTCCATGACCACACATTTTTAAAAGGCATATCTTTAAATACTTCAATAGCACTATCCACACACCCACACTTTGCATAAAAATCAAGAAGCGTTGTTCCAAGGTTGATGGAGAGCTTCAAATTCTTTTTCTTTATATATGAATGAGCCCGTTTTCCAGTTTCTAGAGCTCCTAGTGCTGCACAAGACGAAAGGACACTAACCATTGTCACCTCGTTTGGTTCTACATTTGCATTTTGCATATCGAGAAAAAGAGCAAGAGCCTCCTTGAAACGACTGGAATGAGTGTATCCATTAATCATGGCACTCCAAGCAACGACATCGTGTGTATGAATTTGATCGAACAAACCTCTCGCGGCATCCAACCTACCACATTTTGCATACATATCAATGAGAGATGTAACCAAACCAGCATCCTTCATCAGTCCATTCGCCAATGCATACTCATAAATCCATTCCCCTAATTCCAAATCCCCAAGCCTCCCACAAGCCATCAAAATGTTAATCAAAGTCGCTTGATTAAATCCAACACCCATTCCTAACATCTCCCCGAATAACTCCGTCACTCCTTTCCAATACCCATGATTTACATATCCCGAAATCATCGAGTTCCAAGAAATAGCACTTCTCTCACTCATTCCATCAAATAGTTGGCGAGCCAACTCAATTCGACCACAAGTGGCATATAAACGAACCAAAGCATTTTCAACAAACCCTCTACATCCAAACCCGTCAACGACTTTTAGTATTTGGGCATGAACTTGCTCTCCTTCCCTTAAAGCCCCAACCTGTGAACATGCCTTCAAGATGCTGGTAAAGGTGAATTCATCTGGGTGCACAAAGTTTTCAACCATTTTCCCGAATAAAAGAAAAGATTTTTCCGGGTTTTGCACTTTGTTAAATCCCCTAATCATTATGTTGTAGGCCGATGAGTCGGGATTTTCAAGGTAAGCGAAAATGGAGAAGGCATAGTCGATTGCAGGGACGGGAAGGAGGAGTGCAGCCGACTCTAGCATGGACTCAGCTACCGCCGGGTGGTGGAGGAGGCGGGTTTTTATCAGGTGGGCATGAATTTGTCTGAGGTCTCTACCGGTCTTGCATTGATGAAGAATCAAGATCTTTGGATTTTTGGGGAATTGAATGAGTGGAGTAGGCAAAGTTGAGAGACCAAAGCTCATACTTGTATAAGGAATTTTGCATATTTCCTGAACACCTTCTCGCGTTAAAGGAAAAAAATCGACAAATTTGATTTTAACACACAAAATCTAGGATAATACTCATTTTCGTCCTTTTCGTTAACCGCTTTTCCTATTTCAGTCCCTCATGATTTTTGACTGCTTAAATAATCCTtcatgttttcaaaatattccCGAATTGGTCTCTATCGTTATCCTGACGTGAATGTTAACGTTGACTTGTGAAAAACTGtagaaattagcgacggtttgtcaaaagccgtcgctattatttccataaaataaattttaagttttttaaaaaaaaatattaaaaataattttctattttatggaaataataaatcgtcgctaattagcgacgacttttgaacaaccgtcgctaattagcgacggtttaatatttccataaaataaaaaaattaattttaataattttttttaaaaaaacttagaatcggactatgctaacaatattaatgatcttaactaacacttaaaaatttacaaaaaattaaagcgAAAAAGTTTACCCTaagtcgaaactaaaatcgtgtaagagaaaaaaattttaagtgttgtgaagtggtgtGTATGAAAATGGAAAGAGAGTATATTTATAAACAGTTTGCTTTATGCTTTTGGTAAAATAGCAACGGTGATTGCAAAACCGTCTATACATCAAGGTTAATAATATTACCGTCGCTAAAATCCGTCGCAAACTGTCTATAAAAATACTCTATTTCCATTTCATCCACACcccttcacaacacttaaaatttttctctcttacgcgattttagtttcgatttagggtaaactttttcgctttaattttttgtaaatttttaagtgttagttaagatcattAATATTGTTAGCGTAGTCTGAttctaagttttttttaaaaattatttaaaataattttttttattttatgaaaatattaaaccgtcgctaattagcgacgaagttttgaaaatccgtcgctaattagctacggtttaataaaaaccgtcgctaatgtcaAGTCAACGTCAACCTTCACGTCAGGATAACGGGAGGGACCAATTCGggaatattttgaaaacatgaAGGATTATTTAAGCAGTCAAAAATCATGAGGGACTGAAATGGGAAAAGCGGTTAACGAAAAGGACGAAAATGAGTATTATCCCCACAAAATCTTATTAAGAATTGGTGAAGAAAAATCggtaaatttcaaaaaaaaatgtcTCTGTCAATGTACCTAGCCACGATCATGATAATGTTATACAT is part of the Primulina eburnea isolate SZY01 chromosome 1, ASM2296580v1, whole genome shotgun sequence genome and encodes:
- the LOC140836841 gene encoding pentatricopeptide repeat-containing protein At5g66520-like; the encoded protein is MSFGLSTLPTPLIQFPKNPKILILHQCKTGRDLRQIHAHLIKTRLLHHPAVAESMLESAALLLPVPAIDYAFSIFAYLENPDSSAYNIMIRGFNKVQNPEKSFLLFGKMVENFVHPDEFTFTSILKACSQVGALREGEQVHAQILKVVDGFGCRGFVENALVRLYATCGRIELARQLFDGMSERSAISWNSMISGYVNHGYWKGVTELFGEMLGMGVGFNQATLINILMACGRLGDLELGEWIYEYALANGLMKDAGLVTSLIDMYAKCGRLDAARGLFDQIHTHDVVAWSAMINGYTHSSRFKEALALFLDMQNANVEPNEVTMVSVLSSCAALGALETGKRAHSYIKKKNLKLSINLGTTLLDFYAKCGCVDSAIEVFKDMPFKNVWSWTALIQGLANSGRGNTALEFYHLMLQEKVKPDEVTFVAVLCACSHAGLVDEGWDYFVSMSRNFSIKPRIEHYGCLVDILSRAGLIEDAYDFIKNMHIKPNALVWRTLLSSCKVHKHIEIGEEAFKHVISLEPAHSGDYILLSNLYASVGRFDDAKRIRNEMKVQGIKKNPGCSFIELDGVIHEFLAEDNVHPQSKEIYRSVEDMIEKIKTAGYVPDIVEGRLDAAEEDKEASLYHHSEKLAIAYGLIKTSPGTTIRISKNLRICGDCHNATKIISKIFGREIVIRDRNRFHHFKDGMCSCKDFW